The region TCGCCGTGGGCGAGGGCGTTGACGGCTGGCAGGTGGGAGAGCGGGTCGGCTTTGCCGACGTGCCTTTCTGCCACGCCACGCGCATCAACGTGCCGGTGGATCATGCGCTGCGGTTGCCGCAGGCGTTGAGCGACGTCGAGGCCGCCTCGATTTTGTTGCAGGGGCTAACGGCGCAGTACCTGATTAACGACAGCGTGCAGGTGCGGGCGGGCGATCGTGCGCTGGTGCATGCGGCGGCCGGCGGCGTCGGGCAAATATTGACCCGGATGCTGGTGGCGCGTGGCGCGCAGGTTTATGCGCTGGTGTCTTCGGGGCACAAGCAGCAGATTGCGCTGAAGAATGGTGCGACGGCGGCCTTTACCTACCAGCAGGACTGGGTGGCGCAAATCGCCGCGCTGACCGACGGCGGTGTCGAGTACGGTTTTGATTCGGTCGGCATCACGCTGCAGCAAAGCATTGACGCGCTGCGCCCCGGTGGCCGGGTGGTGACTTTCGGCATGGCGGGGGGCGAGGCACCGGCGATCTCGGCTTATCACCTGATGATGGATTCCAAAGGCGTGGTGGGCGGCGATCTCTGGACCTACCTCAATAGCGGCGCGGCGCGCCGCGAGCGGGCAGAACGGCTGTTCGCCAGTTGGCGGAACGGCGAATTTACGCTGCCGCATATCGAGACTTTCCCGCTGAGCGAAGGCGCGGCTGCCCATCGCCGGCTGGAGGATCGCAGCTTTGCCGGCAAGATTGTTTTGCTCAACGATCGGGACTGAAACCGCCGCGTGATACACTGGCCACCGAATGATTAAGGGGGCCGGGCAGGATGGAAGCACTACGCGCAGCGATAGAAAAACAGGTGATTGGCCTGACCGGGCTGGCGCTCGGCGGCATAGATTTCGAAAACCCGGCGGGTGATCCCGGCCTGTTTGGCCCGCAGTCGGTCATCTGGCGGGTACATTGCGATTTCACCTCAATGCTGTGCGGCGGCGTCAGCGCCTTGCTGATGCAAATGCTGCACCCGCTGGCGTTGGCCGGGGTGTGGGATCACTCCAATTTTCGCGAAGACATGCTTGGCCGCCTGCGCCGCACCAGCCAGTTTGTCTCCGTCACCACCTTTGGCCCCACCGCAGAAGCCGAACGGCTGATCGCCAAGGTGCGGGCCATTCATCTGCAAGTGACCGGTGTCAGCAACGACGGCAGGCCCTATGCCGCCAGCGATCCCGATCTGCTCACCTGGGTGCACGTGGTGGAAAGCAGCTGTTTCCTGGCGAGCCACCTGCGCTACCGCAACCCGCATCTTTCCCCCGAACTGCAAGATCGCTATTACCGGGAGACGGCCCGGGTGGCCGCCGCTCTGGGGGCGCGCGACATTCCCACTTCCTGCGCGGCGGTGGCCGACTATCTGCAACGGATGCGGCCGCAACTGGTGTGCGATGAACGCACGCGTGAAGTGGCGCGCATTCTGCTGGCCGCCCCGGCGCCGAGCGCATTGGCACGGCCCTTCGGTTGGCTGGTGATGCAGGCGGGCATCGATCTGCTGCCCGACTGGGCGCAGCAGCAGTTTGATTTTTATCCCGGCGCGCTGCGGCGGCGCCTGGTGAGAGTGGGCGTAGGCGGCGTCGGTAAGGTGCTGCGCGCCTCGATGCGCAACGGGTCCTATCAGCGTGCCGTACGGCGAATTAACAAACCGGCGTAAGCCCCCCTGCCGTCATAAGCGCTATAGTTATTACCAATAACCCAATGTTTTATCCCCGTTTATGGCCATTTTTGAGACTTTTACGGGTGATCCGGCCACGGATGCGCTTTACACTTGGGAAAAGCCGAATTCCAATTTATTAGTGCGCAGCATTATTCTGCGCCGTGACCCCATTGTTGAGGTGATATGAACGAGTCATACGTACTTGCTGAAGTCAGTAATGAGAATCAGACGCTGGTGGCGGTGGTTCAGCAAGATCACCGGGCAGCCTATTTTTACATTTACCCTGCGGAAGAAAACGCCGAGCGTTTTCAGGTGCGCGCCTGCTGGCTGCGTAATCTGGCGGCAGCACCCTTGCAGGAAGATCGCGCCGCACTTGAACGGGGCCAACCGCCCATGCTGGCGGCCGAGTTTTGCCGCAATCTGGAAGGGGAAGCGCCGCTGAATCCGGAGGGGGTGACGGTGGTCTGGACCGAAAGCGACGACGGCGCGGCGCTGTGGTATTACGGCCAATTGCTGGCGGTGATCCCCGGCTGGAGCCTGTATATCGACCATTCGGTGTGCTATTCCGCCAGTTGCATCAAAGAGAGCCCGCTGGCTTATCCGCTGGGTTCCGCCTCCACCAACACCCAGTACGCGCTGGCGGAGAACACCCGCCAGTTCTGGCGCAGTTGGCAGCGTGAGGAGGGCAACCCGTGGCCAAAAATGCAGAGCGATTATCAGGCGCGCTATGAGCAGCATTTTGGCCCTTCGGTAAAATACTACGCCATCGATCAGGGCAAATGGCCGCCGATGGCGATTACCCAGCACGAACGCGACGGCATTTATTATTTTCTCACCATGGGCGTCAGCATTCGGCCGATGCCCTGGGTAGACATTCTGTTTAACGACGATGCCGGCCGTTATCGCCGCATGGAAATGGGTATCGCCATCGACGGCCAGTACATGACCGAAGAGAACGCGGTGCAGATGGCCAGCGCGCTGGCCGGGTTCGCGCACGTCCCTTGGGCGAAAATCACCTGGTTTGGCGAAGGGCATACGCTGGAGTCGGAGGTGGCGCCGCTGGGTTATGAAGGCTACGTCCTGTCCTCGGCGTTTTATCCCTACAACGACCATCTGACGCTGCCGGAGCAGTATGGCGATCCGGTGAACATTTTCTGGGCCAGCCCGGTATTTGAAGCCGAGCGTCTGCTGGCGCACGCCACGCCGAACGGCGGCCACGATCTGGTGAACAAGCTGCGCGAACAGGGCGTTGACCATATCTTCCGTCCACGCCAAGCGGTATGCTGAGAGGGAATTTTTCTCAGAGGATCAATCATGAAGTCAGCGCTGTTGATTATCGATGTGCAAAAAGGGTTGTTTACGCCACCGCCGGCGGATGCCGAAGCGACGCTTGGTCGGATTAACCAACTGAGCGACCGCGCCCGCCTGGCCGGCGCGCCGGTGATTTTTATCCAGCATTGCACGGCTGACGAAGAGCTGGCGCACGGCAGCGACGCCTGGCAGATTGACCCCGCATTGCAGGTGAACGCCGGCGATCACCGGGTGGAAAAAACCACGCCGGATTCGTTCCTGCGCACCCGCCTGGGGCCGCTGTTGATCGCCAACGGCGTAACGCATTTGGTGATTTGCGGCTATTCCACCGAATTCTGCGTGGACACCACCACCCGCCGCGCCGCCGGGCTTGGCTACCCGGTCACGCTGGCGGCGGATGCCCACACCAGCCACGACAAACCGCACGCGACGGGCCTGCAAATCCGTGCCCACCATAACGCCACTCTGTCGAATATCGAGAGCTTCGGCGTACCGATCGCAGCGCTGCCGGCGGCAGAGATCCTCTTCTGATCGCCAGATAAAAACCGGCCCGGAATCTGCGTTCCGGGCCGTGTATTGTCTTTCACTTTCGCTTTATACGTCACCGCACCAGGATTTTTCAGCCGACCCGCGTGCCGCCGGGCATCGCTCATGGCTGCGGCAAGAGGTCCGTGACGTTATCCTGAGATGCCGGTTTGCCTCTCTTCAGGGGTTAGCATAACGAACCAAACGCCATGCTCTCCGGTTCAATCATGTCCAAAAAGGCGTCACAGACAGCCTGCCCCTGCCAGGATGCGCAAATCGCTTCCGCATGCGGCCTGTCGTCGGCAAAGGCGAGATCGACAAATACCCCATCGCCCAGACTGACCAGATGCTGGCTTTTCCATCCAGGCTGAAGCGCAAGGTGATTTTCTACCATTCGATTATAAACGCTACGCATGTCGCTCTCGCGAATACCCGGTTTCAAGCGAAATCTCCCTATTTCGATGCCGTGTCCTGTTGTCAACGACGGCGTATGCTCCCGCTGTCCGGCATAGTGCCCCATGCTGTGCAAACGGCTGACAGAAGATCTGAAACTGGAGAATTCAGGTTGATTGCCAACGGCTTTTGCTGCCGCCAGCGCTTCCTCAGCGCTGTTCCAGACGACGAGGTCAACGCGTTCGTCAGCCATATCCCTCCCTGAAAATGCAATCCAGTCGACAAATCCGGGAAAATGTTTCAGCAGGCTCTGCGCAAGCGCTCTGGCCGAATCCGCAGCTTGTGGGTTTTTCACCTTATAGGTGACTATTTCGTAACAAGGGGTCGCCATTATTAACTCCGTTATCAGGATGATATGAAGTCTTGATCCTATGACACCCTCCTGACAATTATTGTCAGGGTGAGGTAAGCTCTCGTGATGAAAACTATTCGGCTCTTCACTTTACTTGAGCATCTTCGCTGTCGCGTACACCCGGTATCGGCTGAAGTATTGGCTCGGGCTTTAGATGTGTCTGTGAGGACTATCTACAGGGACATGGCAACGCTACAGGCGATAGGGGCTCCCGTGCGCGGCGAATCGGGCCTGGGATATTTGCTCGAAAAAGATTACTTTCTCCCGCCGCTTAATTTTGATCCCGATGAACTGGACGCGATTATGCTCGGAATGCGGCTGATAGGAGCGCGGGGCGATGACGTACTTTCCGCAGCGGCAACCCGGGTTTCAGCCAAGATCGGTTCAGTCATCGATGTCAAAAAAACAGACATTTATAAGCGGCTCCCTCTCAGAGCCGTCTCTCGGCCTACGGAGGAAAGCGAGAAAGCGATGAAACATCTCGCGTTTCTCCGCCAGGCGATTCGCAAGAAGCTTCAGCTGAATATCAATTATGTCGATCTGCAAGGAAGAGAGAGCGACCGGACAGTTCGCCCTCTGGGTTTGACGGTATTCGACTCAGTGTGGTTATTGACGGTCTGGTGCGAAAAACGCGCCGATTTTCGTAATCTGCGGGTAGATAACATCACCTCTGTCGTGGACACGGGCCTCGGTTTCAGGCCCGAGAATGGCAAGCTGTTTGAAGATTATCTCAAGACACTTTAGGCGGAAGAAAACGCCTGTCCGAAGGCTGCTTGCAATGCCGCCGTGACCGGCGGCATTTTCAGGACGCCGATCAGGCCGCGCTGTCGACAATCGGGTGTTTGACCACGAACAGATAAGATAGCGCGCCGATGACGGTGAAGCAGGCGCACAGGATAAGTGCCAGTTTAAAGGAGTGGGTGGTATCCAGGATAAAGCCGGTGATCACCGGGGCGAACGAGGCGAAAATAAAGCTGGCGAAGTTCTGAATGCTGCCGACCGAAGCGGTCATGCGCGAGGTCACCGCCACGTGGATCAAGCCCCAGCAGGAGGTGCCGGCAAAGTGGATGCAAAACAACGCCATACCGATCAGGACTACGGCGCTGTAGGTGGTGGTGGCCTGCGGCACAATGGCGGTGAAGGACGCGGACAGCAACATGCCGGCCACGATGCAGATTTTGCGGCTTTTCAGCGGGGCCATGCCGCGGCGAACCAGGAAATCGGTGACGAAGCCGTTCGACAGCATGCCGGCAGCGCCGAACAGGAACGGAATGGCGCTCATCAGCCCGGTGCTTTTCAGATCCAGATGGTAGGTGGTTTGCAGGTAGCCCGGCAGCCAGGCCAGATACAGCCACGCGGTGTAGTTGATGCCGCTAAAGCCGATCATCATGCCCCACATGGTGCGGTTTTTGAATAACGAGCGCCACTCGCGGAAGTTCATCGGTTCGCGCCGCGCGCTGACGCTGCCGGCATTCAGATAGGCCTGTTCCTGGGCGCTCAGGTCGATATCCTGGCGGTTGCGATACAGCATATACCACCCGATCGACAGCGCGATCCCCAGCACGCCGATGGTGATGAACATCCCGCGCCAGCCGAAGGCCAGCATCATGGCGGTGAGGATCGGCGGGCTGATCGCCAGGCCTATGGTGGACGCCGCATTGAAGATCCCCATCGGCATACCGCGATGCTTGATGTTGAACCAATCGTTGATCACCTTCACGCCGCACGGGTTCATCGGCGCTTCGCCGATCCCCAGCCCGATGCGCACCCAGATAAACTGGGTGAAATTGTGGATCATGCCGGACAGCGTCTGGAACACCGACCAGACGAACATGCCTACCCCCAGCATAATGCGCGGGCCTTTACGATCCAGCAGCAGCCCGCAGGGCAGTTGGGCGATGCCGTAAGCCAATGAAAACGCCGAAAGCAGCAGGCCGATTTCGGTACCGCTCAGGCCCATTTCCTCGCGGATGGTGGAGTTCGCGACCGACAGCGAACTGCGATCAAGGAAGTTGATGATGGCGGCGAGAAACAACAACAGCATGGCGGTGGTCTGGATTTTTTTAATTCTCGCCGAACGTACCAGCAGGCCGTTTGGCGGCATCGGAATGATGTGATCTGAATAAGGGTCAATCTGTTCTTTTCCGCTGTCAACGGTGGTGGTTCTTTCCATCTTTGCCTCCAGAATTTCGCATTAATAATATTTATTATTCCGGGTATTCCCCTGGGTGGTGCAGTAGCAGGCGATCGGCAGTAAGCCTAGATGGGGGGATATTTTAGCGATGCGTTTTTGTCGTGGTTCCGTGCGGCAGTTACTATTTTGCTGCTCTTTATCGGTTTTAAATGCCGCCCTGGGCGTTTTTTACCGATAAAAAACGATCAGGCGACGTCCTGATTGATGGAACGGATCATCGATTGCTTGGCCGTGTCCAGATGGCGATGCAGCGCGTTGATCGCTTCCTGGTCATTGCGGCAGATCAACGCGCTGAGGATGATCATATGTTCTTCAATGGCAATGATATTGCGCTGTTTCAAGTCGGTTTCATCCCACTGGTAGTGGAAGTGGAAAATCACCGAAATGATCTCCAGCGACTGGTTGAAAAACGGGTTGTTGGCGGCGGAGAGGATAAGCCCGTGGAAATCGCGATCCAACTGGGAGAACAGGCGATAGCTGTCGCTGATGCTTTCCCGCAGCTGGCGGTGGCGGCTCAACAGCTCCTTGGCTTGCAGCCAGCGTTCGTCGTCGGCGGGCAAGTTGATAAAACGCGACAGGGCGTGAGTTTCCAGCATCTGGCGCAGTTCAAACAGCTGCTCGGCATAGTTTTGATCAAACTTTTTCATGCGCCACTGGCCGCGCTTGACGGTTTCGATCAGGTTATAACGGCTGAAGTGCAACAGGAATTCCCGCACCACCAGCGGGCTGACGTTGGCGATGCGCGACAGTTGCAGCTCGCTGAAGCTGTCGCCGGCGCGCAGCTGCTTCTGGTTAATCATCTGATAGAAGCTTTTCTTGAACTGCTTGTCCTGGTCTTCCAGCGAGGGGTTCACGCATTCGAAGCCGTCGTCTGCCTGCGGCGGCCGTACAATCACATAGTCATCGCCGACCTTTTCCAACACCCCGCGCCGGTCGAAATGGGCCAGCGTGTGGCGTACCGTGGTGCGGCTGATGTTATACATTTCGGCCAATGCCGCCTGTGAAGGCAGCGGCGAACGAAGATGGCCGCCGTTAATGCCGTCGATCATCTGGTTAACCACGTTGTGCCGCAGGGCCTGGGTTCTGCTCATGTGCTGTCTCTGGTGTTTTTTATGCATTTAAAACCAATTTAAATCGGTTTATTTAGTGCTGCCTCACAGATCCGCTCAATGACATGACCGGTCGCCGCGTTTTTATTGAATAACCTTCTCACCTGACTGGAGGAAAGACGATGACGACAATGAAAACATTAGTGTGCGAGCAGCCGACGAAATTGGTTTATCAACAGCGCCCGGTGCCTTTGCCCGCAGACCAGGAGGCGGTGATCAAAATAATCGCCGTCGGCATTTGCGGAACGGATATTCACGCCTGGTCCGGTCATCAGCCTTTCTTTAGTTATCCCCGCGTATTGGGCCATGAAATATGCGGCGAGATTGTCAGCATCGGCAATAATGTCAGCGGCTGGCGGGTGGGCCAGCGCGTGACGGTCATGCCGTATATTTCTTGCCGGCGCTGCGGTGCCTGTCAGAGCGGCAAAACCAACTGCTGCGAGAATATTTCGGTGATTGGCGTGCATCAGGATGGCGGTTTCTGCGAGTTCCTGAGCGTGCCGGCCGGCAATCTGCTGGCGGTGGAGGGCCTGCCGCCGGAAACGGCGGCGCTGATTGAACCCTTCGCCATCAGCGCCCACGCGGTGCGCCGGGCGGCGATAGCGCCGGACGATCACCTGCTGGTGGTGGGGGCCGGGCCGATCGGGCTTGGCGTGGCGGCGATAGCCTGCGCCGACGGCGCGCAGGTGGTGGTCGCCGATACCAGCGCCGAGCGGCGGGCGCATGTTGAACAAGCCCTGGGGCTGCCGACGCTCAACCCGGCGGATGAGCAATTCGACGCGGCGCTGCGCGATCGGTTCGGCGGCATGCTGGCGGCCAAGGTGATTGACGCCACCGGCAACCCGCACGCGATGAATAATAGCCTGAACCTGATCCGCCACGGCGGCAGCATCGTTTTCGTCGGGCTGTTCAAGGGCGATATTCAGTTCTCCGATCCGGAGTTCCATAAAAAAGAAACCACCCTGATGGGTAGCCGCAATGCGACCCATGAGGATTTCGCCAAGGTGGGCCGTTTGATGGCGGCAGGGAAAATTACCGCGCAGATGATGCTCTCCCACCATTTTGATTTCGCCACCCTGGCAGAAGATTACGAACAGCAGGTGATTAATAACAAGCAGCTGATCAAAGGCGTCATCCATTTCAATTAATCCCGACGCCGCCCCTCAAACTTTGGATATAGCGAGCGGGCGGCATACGTCACTTCCCAGCCATAAAATCATCATCCCGCTGTCATAAATTTATTCGTTAATAGGTGCCCATAATGATTAGCCACTGAAACCAGAGAAATCATATGGCTCAGGCACTCTTAAAACTGGCACCAACCGATTTTCCAGGGCAGCACCCGATCTCCTCACGCAAGGTGCTGTCGGTGAAAGGTTTGGGCAAAGCCTATAAATCCCAGCAGCGCGTGCTGGACGACATCAACTTCGATCTGCACGCAGGCGAGTTCGTGGCGGTGATTGGGCGCTC is a window of Serratia plymuthica DNA encoding:
- a CDS encoding oxygenase MpaB family protein, with the translated sequence MEALRAAIEKQVIGLTGLALGGIDFENPAGDPGLFGPQSVIWRVHCDFTSMLCGGVSALLMQMLHPLALAGVWDHSNFREDMLGRLRRTSQFVSVTTFGPTAEAERLIAKVRAIHLQVTGVSNDGRPYAASDPDLLTWVHVVESSCFLASHLRYRNPHLSPELQDRYYRETARVAAALGARDIPTSCAAVADYLQRMRPQLVCDERTREVARILLAAPAPSALARPFGWLVMQAGIDLLPDWAQQQFDFYPGALRRRLVRVGVGGVGKVLRASMRNGSYQRAVRRINKPA
- a CDS encoding MFS transporter encodes the protein MERTTTVDSGKEQIDPYSDHIIPMPPNGLLVRSARIKKIQTTAMLLLFLAAIINFLDRSSLSVANSTIREEMGLSGTEIGLLLSAFSLAYGIAQLPCGLLLDRKGPRIMLGVGMFVWSVFQTLSGMIHNFTQFIWVRIGLGIGEAPMNPCGVKVINDWFNIKHRGMPMGIFNAASTIGLAISPPILTAMMLAFGWRGMFITIGVLGIALSIGWYMLYRNRQDIDLSAQEQAYLNAGSVSARREPMNFREWRSLFKNRTMWGMMIGFSGINYTAWLYLAWLPGYLQTTYHLDLKSTGLMSAIPFLFGAAGMLSNGFVTDFLVRRGMAPLKSRKICIVAGMLLSASFTAIVPQATTTYSAVVLIGMALFCIHFAGTSCWGLIHVAVTSRMTASVGSIQNFASFIFASFAPVITGFILDTTHSFKLALILCACFTVIGALSYLFVVKHPIVDSAA
- a CDS encoding quinone oxidoreductase family protein, encoding MQALTFERFGGPEVLEYLELPTPPVPAGAVQVRMGAAGLNFADIYRRKGNYVLHGKPPHIGGYEGVGTIIAVGEGVDGWQVGERVGFADVPFCHATRINVPVDHALRLPQALSDVEAASILLQGLTAQYLINDSVQVRAGDRALVHAAAGGVGQILTRMLVARGAQVYALVSSGHKQQIALKNGATAAFTYQQDWVAQIAALTDGGVEYGFDSVGITLQQSIDALRPGGRVVTFGMAGGEAPAISAYHLMMDSKGVVGGDLWTYLNSGAARRERAERLFASWRNGEFTLPHIETFPLSEGAAAHRRLEDRSFAGKIVLLNDRD
- a CDS encoding zinc-binding alcohol dehydrogenase family protein, translated to MTTMKTLVCEQPTKLVYQQRPVPLPADQEAVIKIIAVGICGTDIHAWSGHQPFFSYPRVLGHEICGEIVSIGNNVSGWRVGQRVTVMPYISCRRCGACQSGKTNCCENISVIGVHQDGGFCEFLSVPAGNLLAVEGLPPETAALIEPFAISAHAVRRAAIAPDDHLLVVGAGPIGLGVAAIACADGAQVVVADTSAERRAHVEQALGLPTLNPADEQFDAALRDRFGGMLAAKVIDATGNPHAMNNSLNLIRHGGSIVFVGLFKGDIQFSDPEFHKKETTLMGSRNATHEDFAKVGRLMAAGKITAQMMLSHHFDFATLAEDYEQQVINNKQLIKGVIHFN
- a CDS encoding cysteine hydrolase family protein, whose product is MKSALLIIDVQKGLFTPPPADAEATLGRINQLSDRARLAGAPVIFIQHCTADEELAHGSDAWQIDPALQVNAGDHRVEKTTPDSFLRTRLGPLLIANGVTHLVICGYSTEFCVDTTTRRAAGLGYPVTLAADAHTSHDKPHATGLQIRAHHNATLSNIESFGVPIAALPAAEILF
- a CDS encoding suppressor of fused domain protein, with the translated sequence MNESYVLAEVSNENQTLVAVVQQDHRAAYFYIYPAEENAERFQVRACWLRNLAAAPLQEDRAALERGQPPMLAAEFCRNLEGEAPLNPEGVTVVWTESDDGAALWYYGQLLAVIPGWSLYIDHSVCYSASCIKESPLAYPLGSASTNTQYALAENTRQFWRSWQREEGNPWPKMQSDYQARYEQHFGPSVKYYAIDQGKWPPMAITQHERDGIYYFLTMGVSIRPMPWVDILFNDDAGRYRRMEMGIAIDGQYMTEENAVQMASALAGFAHVPWAKITWFGEGHTLESEVAPLGYEGYVLSSAFYPYNDHLTLPEQYGDPVNIFWASPVFEAERLLAHATPNGGHDLVNKLREQGVDHIFRPRQAVC
- a CDS encoding helix-turn-helix transcriptional regulator, with amino-acid sequence MKTIRLFTLLEHLRCRVHPVSAEVLARALDVSVRTIYRDMATLQAIGAPVRGESGLGYLLEKDYFLPPLNFDPDELDAIMLGMRLIGARGDDVLSAAATRVSAKIGSVIDVKKTDIYKRLPLRAVSRPTEESEKAMKHLAFLRQAIRKKLQLNINYVDLQGRESDRTVRPLGLTVFDSVWLLTVWCEKRADFRNLRVDNITSVVDTGLGFRPENGKLFEDYLKTL
- a CDS encoding GntR family transcriptional regulator; this encodes MSRTQALRHNVVNQMIDGINGGHLRSPLPSQAALAEMYNISRTTVRHTLAHFDRRGVLEKVGDDYVIVRPPQADDGFECVNPSLEDQDKQFKKSFYQMINQKQLRAGDSFSELQLSRIANVSPLVVREFLLHFSRYNLIETVKRGQWRMKKFDQNYAEQLFELRQMLETHALSRFINLPADDERWLQAKELLSRHRQLRESISDSYRLFSQLDRDFHGLILSAANNPFFNQSLEIISVIFHFHYQWDETDLKQRNIIAIEEHMIILSALICRNDQEAINALHRHLDTAKQSMIRSINQDVA